A region of Pyxidicoccus trucidator DNA encodes the following proteins:
- a CDS encoding amidohydrolase family protein, with protein MEGRLLLKNCAVFRADGRVRNGMAVVVEGNTIRRVAPDAQVPVLPGDWEVACRGRLVAPGLVDCHSHLVNGQLLPPSGHFLLMPPAERLERMLRVARLLADEDVEALTRFAAARALRDGVTLVVEHLSCQDVAGGLAAQARAAEGLGLRLLTSHATHSLDGAQQAETWLEANADFARERREHPLVRGAIGFHASYTCDHALLTRVARLSRQLDVPTVFHLAESEDDLTTTYSRHSQRVVPRLDALGLLNPRAIAAYARTLDSSEAGRLEESGTFVALAPRGLRTLERGADPMEAVLARIHMVGLGTGGHGTLQDELLAALVGALRISRAGRLPDVDGSLAHLLVNGPAELCTRLFGLPSGNVEEGSIADLVVYDSVPPSDPETGYSPHLLGQMTRSPVAWTVVDGRVCVREGQLLGFDYVDLARGATEALHRVWTRARLGS; from the coding sequence ATGGAAGGCCGCCTGCTGCTGAAGAACTGCGCCGTGTTCCGCGCGGATGGTCGGGTCCGCAACGGCATGGCCGTGGTGGTGGAGGGCAACACCATCCGCCGCGTCGCGCCGGACGCCCAGGTGCCCGTGCTGCCCGGGGACTGGGAAGTCGCTTGCCGGGGACGTCTCGTCGCGCCGGGGCTGGTGGACTGTCACTCGCACCTCGTCAACGGCCAGCTCCTCCCGCCCTCCGGACACTTCCTGCTGATGCCGCCGGCTGAACGGCTGGAGCGGATGCTGCGCGTGGCCCGGCTCCTCGCCGACGAGGACGTGGAGGCCCTCACCCGCTTCGCCGCGGCCCGCGCCCTGCGGGATGGCGTCACCCTGGTCGTGGAGCACCTGTCCTGTCAGGACGTCGCTGGAGGGCTCGCCGCCCAGGCCCGCGCGGCGGAAGGCCTGGGCCTGCGGCTGCTGACCAGCCACGCCACCCACAGCCTGGATGGCGCCCAGCAGGCGGAGACGTGGCTGGAGGCCAACGCCGACTTCGCCCGCGAGCGGCGGGAGCACCCGCTGGTGCGCGGGGCCATCGGCTTCCATGCCTCGTACACGTGCGACCACGCGCTGCTCACCCGCGTGGCGCGGCTGAGCCGGCAGTTGGACGTGCCCACCGTCTTCCACCTCGCGGAGAGCGAGGACGACCTCACCACCACCTACTCCCGGCACAGCCAGCGCGTGGTGCCCCGGCTGGATGCGCTGGGGTTGCTCAACCCTCGTGCCATCGCCGCCTATGCGCGCACGCTGGACAGCTCGGAAGCAGGGCGCCTGGAGGAGAGCGGCACCTTCGTGGCGCTCGCGCCCCGCGGCCTCCGTACCCTGGAGCGTGGCGCGGACCCGATGGAGGCCGTGCTGGCGCGCATCCACATGGTGGGGCTGGGCACGGGCGGCCACGGCACGCTCCAGGACGAGCTGCTGGCCGCGCTGGTGGGGGCGCTGCGCATCTCCCGCGCCGGACGCCTGCCGGATGTGGACGGCTCGCTGGCCCACCTGCTCGTCAACGGCCCCGCGGAGCTGTGCACGCGGCTGTTCGGCTTGCCCTCGGGCAACGTGGAAGAGGGGAGCATCGCGGACCTCGTCGTCTACGACTCCGTGCCCCCGTCGGACCCGGAGACGGGCTACTCGCCGCACCTGCTCGGGCAGATGACCCGCTCGCCGGTGGCGTGGACGGTGGTGGACGGCCGCGTCTGCGTGCGCGAGGGCCAGCTGCTCGGCTTCGACTA